The genomic window agaatgataagcacatctcgcatggtacttatacccaggagttggactggtaggaaatgaatatggaggcaatagagttatcaagttctgatcgagcagttgttgtagaacttgagacaACGACATGTGCAACGGAGCGAATGAtcgcttgggtttggatttcctgTTATCTTGCCCATACTGCTGCCTATGTTGATCCCTCTGCTTCTTGATCAGAAgtgtcttcaattcttcttgccccttggccaagttaaggatcaaagcttggaattcgacattctgagcttggagattcttgatatattgttcgagatccattttctcactgaaataaacagcggaaagatgagacaCCTGTTTTATAAagacctgtgatgcaatgtttatgaatgatggcGGATGCGGATGCAATGTTTTTAAGGAATTAGAAGGTTTTTACCACATattgaaacaaaagagaaaaacattattattaattaaattacgaATTCATAAGGTCATAATCCTTTAGTTACATcagaatgaaaaaagaaataataataaataaaacaataaaagtcTAAATTTCGGGACTTTTGTCTTCCTAACGACGCCTCCTTTTCAGAACCCTGACTTCTTCCTTGTGTGCCTTGATCATTTCTTATCTTTCTTGAACAAGCCTTGAAATTTCATCCTCCCATGAATTTATCTGAtctagggaaacaaaatcttcaatcttccatttgtGAGAAAAGTAGTCAAGTAAAGTCTCTCGCTCTTTAGCATCTTGTGTTAACACTTCTTTTTCAGCTTTAACCTTTCGTAAGCGTCTCTCAAAGTCATCCATTTCCCTCTTCAGTCAGTTAACAGTTGCAATAAGATCTTCATTTGGAGTAGGAACATATGGCTAAAATGCAACTGGGACAACAGGAGGAGCTACTCTTGGTACTATGGGCGTATCAGATGGGTAAGGCATCCCAAATTCCATaactcgatcataaacccattgGAAGTATGGGTCCCATGGCATGTAGTTTCTCCTTCCTATATCTTTTGCACCAACTTTCTTTACTTTCGACcaaactttgatgaagagatctcttttttttttccttgtcTGAATCATAGCTGAAATACTCTGCACTAATATACAAGGAACATGGCTTAtccttcaaagcaaaaccaaactgatgttgAGCTAGAatgggattataagttattcctccACAAACGCCAAGAAGAGGtatattagggaattctccacaactatcaaatagCAAAGTTCTTTCAAACTCCTTTTGGTACCAGGTGATGTCGTCaaaagaaagcttcataattctttgaGCCCAAGTTAAACCTTCTTCGTTCTTTCTTACGAAGAGGGGTAAAtgtgaaataaaccacttatgcaacaGAGGAGCACATCCAAggacacaacctttcctttttgatACTCGGAAATGGATGGAGTGTAGTAAATCACCAAGTAAGGTAGGAACGGGATTCTTGCGAAGGAATATCTTGATTGCAGCTACATCAACAATTTTGTCATAATGGTAAAATAGGACTTGTCCATAAATTAAAAGAGACAAAACAGCTTCAAAAGCATCCATACTTGAAGCTTTAGCAAAAATCTCCGCCTTTTCGTAAAGGAAATCAAGGGGtaatccagaatactctttcttacTAATACAAACCTTTTCAATCTCAGATCTTGGCAAGTGTAGGGCAGCAGCGATGACTTCCCACTTAGGaccttcttctttactagtatAAGGGATTTGATTGAGCACAGGGAGCCCCAACAAGTATGAGAATTCTTCCAAGGATGGTACCAACTGAAAAtatctataagtgaagcaatgtagtaacggatcatagaattgaaccatgGTGTTGAGAAGAACTCCATCCACATTAGTTCGCACCAAACTTATAAGCATGTTTAGAGACTCAATGAATCTGAGAGAACCAGAAATGTTGTCGCAGAAAACCTTCAATGGTGTAGGTACTTTTTTGAAATTAAGGAAGAACGGTTTACGGCCTTTAGTTTCCATattcaaacaacctacaaaacaaTATACGGTTAAAAATCCCCCaattccttgaaatgggttagtcatgccatgtatgaatgatgcacGTATGCATGATGCACAAACACAAATAggtccacacaaatcacacaatttccttaggcttggcttgcatggagtttacatcatgtgagatacccttccccaaaggtatttctaaggataaagatAATATCAGctacgggttctaccgagttacccagaattgtcagccctcctaaagcacggtcgaacatgatacatacataccatgcaatgatactttgagaaagaacctatctgagctgtagtatcgggtagcgactatgctctcaacatacatcaagagtagtcccccactacgtacctaaaagtcaagatgggttaaagttAACTAAatgtccttaagctccgactcacccacggacatccacacgaacctccctcatacaagagaagcatgcaaacacccatagaggcctaacttaagcgtgaactctcatattgaccaattctccacatacatgaaggaggtctccatgactatgccacttcctatcttaggtgtacttgaatccgggtgtaggattcgtcctttatttaattcccaaaacagccctgaaaaataaagcaaacaaagcaaacaatagaaaacatttaagtgaatcctaagcttttaaggtaaaccctcttttattagaaaattctccccagcggagtcgctagttctgtaatacggtgaactgacttttaagaaatgtgcggatagcaagagtcgccaccgacttttattttatccaaatgaaatagaaaagctaaaagaacagaaaaaaacctttttaaaagaaactgagttcggggggtaatttatacagagagaaggtgtaagacaccctttgcatccatggttttccatgggctcttaattgctttgctcttttagaaaccaaaagtttagaaatgtagaagaagaaaataaagactttagctcgtaaatgagcgtagtcttattgaagtttttaagaaaagggtagaaaagagaatttaaaccagagcatgcaattaagggcaaattaccttgatatttgtaaaatattcttttagcctttcagggctatccaaaccataagagggcaggaagtccttttatttggaggttgaagggtcgtcgaaattatcgttcgccataagactgtcccttccatagaggggcaggtagtctaagggaaggatcagaatagccatttacttttaggcaaccggaggatacctcagcacttcgtaggcaacttcgagggacgagatcatattagcgaatcgaaggcagcatcattgggacttatgatcttaagaatgaaccgagggcaacattgctgaggtatcctcgtattcgagggacttggctattctgcactgaaaaacacaaggcaacaggcaacaggcagcagacaataagaggggttaccataaaaggtatgtgggtgcacaatcacgtgatcaattcaaataattatcttgtaaaaattaat from Vicia villosa cultivar HV-30 ecotype Madison, WI unplaced genomic scaffold, Vvil1.0 ctg.000291F_1_1, whole genome shotgun sequence includes these protein-coding regions:
- the LOC131626475 gene encoding uncharacterized protein LOC131626475; the protein is METKGRKPFFLNFKKVPTPLKVFCDNISGSLRFIESLNMLISLVRTNVDGVLLNTMVQFYDPLLHCFTYRYFQLVPSLEEFSYLLGLPVLNQIPYTSKEEGPKWEVIAAALHLPRSEIEKVCISKKEYSGLPLDFLYEKAEIFAKASSMDAFEAVLSLLIYGQVLFYHYDKIVDVAAIKIFLRKNPVPTLLGDLLHSIHFRVSKRKGCVLGCAPLLHKWFISHLPLFVRKNEEGLTWAQRIMKLSFDDITWYQKEFERTLLFDSCGEFPNIPLLGVCGGITYNPILAQHQFGFALKDKPCSLYISAEYFSYDSDKEKKKRSLHQSLVESKESWCKRYRKEKLHAMGPILPMGL